One genomic region from Prunus persica cultivar Lovell chromosome G3, Prunus_persica_NCBIv2, whole genome shotgun sequence encodes:
- the LOC18783920 gene encoding probable mitochondrial adenine nucleotide transporter BTL1 isoform X2, with protein sequence MSPKPHSLSLSQSLKKEKKYSGVFEDVYSMAILPKELELEKESHPKFELRFQLPDLIQPIREFSRTREVREFLSGALAGAMTKAVLAPLETIRTRMVVGVGSRHISGSFLEVIEKQGWQGLWAGNAVNMIRIIPTQAIEFATFECVKRAMTSTQEKWKQAESHKVQIGPVSLNLSISWISPVAVAGAAAGVVSTLVCHPLEVLKDRLTVSPEAYPSLSIAISKIYKEGGIGACYSGLSPTLIGMLPYSTCYYFMYEKMKKSYCQAKNKESLNRPEMLLVGALAGFTASTISFPLEVARKRLMVGALQGKCPPHMAAALSEVIREEGLLGLYRGWGASCLKVMPSSGITWMFYEAWKDILLVQRNSL encoded by the exons atgtccCCAAAACCCcactccctctccctctctcag TCtctgaagaaggagaagaagtaCAGTGGGGTATTTGAGGATGTGTACAGTATGGCCATACTTCCCAAAGAGCTTGAGCTTGAGAAGGAATCCCACCCAAAATTCGAGCTCCGGTTTCAACTCCCTGACCTCATCCAACCCATCAGA GAATTCTCAAGGACAAGAGAAGTTAGAGAGTTCCTTAGTGGAGCTTTAGCAGGGGCAATGACCAAAGCTGTTCTTGCTCCTCTTGAGACCATCAG GACTAGAATGGTAGTTGGTGTCGGATCTAGACACATTTCTGGCAGTTTCTTAGAGGTCATTGAGAAGCAGGGTTGGCAAGGACTGTGGGCTGGAAATGCAGTCAATATGATTCGCATAATCCCCACCCAAGCAATTGAGTTTGCAACATTTGAGTGTGTTAAGCGAGCAATGACCTCAACACAAGAGAAATGGAAGCAGGCTGAATCCCATAAGGTGCAAATTGGCCCTGTAAGCTTGAACCTCTCTATCTCCTGGATTTCTCCTGTTGCTGTGGCTGGTGCTGCTGCCGGAGTTGTTAGCACACTTGTGTGTCATCCCCTTGAAGTACTGAAG GATCGGTTGACTGTGTCTCCTGAGGCGTATCCTAGTTTAAGCATTGCAATCAGCAAGATTTATAAGGAGGGTGGGATTGGTGCATGCTATTCTGGTCTTTCACCTACACTGATTGGGATGCTTCCGTACAGTACTTGTTACTATTTCATGtatgaaaaaatgaagaaatccTACTGCCAAGCAAAGAATAAAGAGTCACTTAACCGTCCAGAGATGCTACTGGTTGGAGCTCTTGCAG GTTTTACGGCTAGCACAATCAGCTTTCCGTTGGAGGTGGCCAGGAAACGGCTGATGGTTGGAGCTTTGCAAGGTAAGTGCCCACCTCACATGGCGGCGGCACTCTCAGAAGTCATTCGAGAAGAAGGTTTGCTGGGACTCTACAGAGGGTGGGGGGCAAGCTGTTTAAAGGTCATGCCATCCTCTGGCATCACCTGGATGTTTTATGAAGCTTGGAAGGACATATTGCTTGTTCAGAGGAATTccttataa
- the LOC18782911 gene encoding mitogen-activated protein kinase kinase kinase 3, giving the protein MGSLKRKRETQKEDEPGLVQKERSLSIPECEWVRGRMLGKGGFGSVYLATAKKPKLGSEDLPAIMAVKSGRVSKSPELLMERTLLKIFGDCPFVIDCYGSDMTADAENKCTYNVFMEYADGGTMRDLIKKSRGCGLLEPQVRKYTGCLLKGLQYIHVRGCVHCDLKPENILLVSNSDGDFVPKIGDFGLAKFAVYKKKSRKEPTCQGTAIYLSPEAVLYGNQEKPSDIWALGCVVLEMLTGRWPWDLEAGATLQDLQLLIASKVPTVPGWLSEDAKDFLRKCFVRNPSERLEAAKLLNHPFVTKLDGLGEVKVEPLKKQVSAVPSSENCEKAEGSKPGDAEEILPLAVLYPGDSKPVILPTTVCRKPSNFGITGAA; this is encoded by the coding sequence ATGGGTTCATTgaagaggaaaagagaaacCCAAAAGGAAGACGAACCGGGACTTGTACAGAAAGAGAGGAGTTTGTCAATTCCTGAGTGCGAGTGGGTTCGAGGGCGGATGCTCGGCAAAGGCGGATTCGGGTCGGTTTATTTGGCCACTGCGAAAAAACCCAAGTTGGGTAGCGAGGATTTGCCGGCGATTATGGCTGTGAAATCAGGACGGGTCTCTAAATCGCCTGAGCTGCTCATGGAAAGGACACTTCTTAAAATTTTTGGCGACTGCCCTTTTGTTATCGACTGTTATGGATCAGATATGACCGCTGATGCTGAAAATAAATGTACATACAATGTGTTCATGGAGTATGCTGATGGAGGAACGATGAGGGATTTGATAAAGAAATCCAGGGGTTGCGGGTTGCTTGAGCCCCAAGTAAGAAAGTATACAGGGTGTCTTCTGAAAGGGCTTCAGTACATTCATGTAAGGGGCTGTGTCCACTGTGATCTGAAGCCTGAAAACATATTGCTTGTGAGTAACAGTGATGGTGATTTTGTGCCCAAAATTGGGGACTTCGGACTGGCAAAGTTTgctgtttataaaaaaaagagtcgCAAGGAACCTACTTGTCAAGGCACTGCAATATATTTGTCACCAGAAGCCGTGCTTTATGGAAATCAGGAGAAGCCTTCTGATATTTGGGCCTTGGGTTGTGTTGTGCTCGAGATGTTAACAGGGAGGTGGCCGTGGGATTTGGAAGCCGGTGCGACACTTCAAGACCTACAGCTTCTGATTGCTTCAAAAGTTCCCACTGTTCCTGGCTGGCTATCAGAAGATGCTAAAGATTTCTTGCGAAAGTGCTTTGTGAGGAACCCTTCTGAGAGGTTGGAAGCTGCTAAGCTATTGAACCACCCTTTTGTGACCAAACTTGATGGGCTTGGAGAGGTCAAAGTTGAGCCATTAAAGAAGCAAGTCTCTGCAGTGCCATCCTCTGAGAATTGTGAAAAGGCAGAAGGTTCAAAACCTGGGGATGCAGAGGAGATTCTTCCCTTGGCAGTCCTGTACCCTGGGGACTCAAAACCTGTGATTCTTCCAACCACTGTTTGCAGAAAGCCATCAAATTTTGGTATAACTGGTGCAGCTTAA
- the LOC18783920 gene encoding probable mitochondrial adenine nucleotide transporter BTL1 isoform X1, with translation MILIRKSMAFESQSLKKEKKYSGVFEDVYSMAILPKELELEKESHPKFELRFQLPDLIQPIREFSRTREVREFLSGALAGAMTKAVLAPLETIRTRMVVGVGSRHISGSFLEVIEKQGWQGLWAGNAVNMIRIIPTQAIEFATFECVKRAMTSTQEKWKQAESHKVQIGPVSLNLSISWISPVAVAGAAAGVVSTLVCHPLEVLKDRLTVSPEAYPSLSIAISKIYKEGGIGACYSGLSPTLIGMLPYSTCYYFMYEKMKKSYCQAKNKESLNRPEMLLVGALAGFTASTISFPLEVARKRLMVGALQGKCPPHMAAALSEVIREEGLLGLYRGWGASCLKVMPSSGITWMFYEAWKDILLVQRNSL, from the exons atgatacTGATAAGGAAAAGCATGGCATTTGAATCACAGTCtctgaagaaggagaagaagtaCAGTGGGGTATTTGAGGATGTGTACAGTATGGCCATACTTCCCAAAGAGCTTGAGCTTGAGAAGGAATCCCACCCAAAATTCGAGCTCCGGTTTCAACTCCCTGACCTCATCCAACCCATCAGA GAATTCTCAAGGACAAGAGAAGTTAGAGAGTTCCTTAGTGGAGCTTTAGCAGGGGCAATGACCAAAGCTGTTCTTGCTCCTCTTGAGACCATCAG GACTAGAATGGTAGTTGGTGTCGGATCTAGACACATTTCTGGCAGTTTCTTAGAGGTCATTGAGAAGCAGGGTTGGCAAGGACTGTGGGCTGGAAATGCAGTCAATATGATTCGCATAATCCCCACCCAAGCAATTGAGTTTGCAACATTTGAGTGTGTTAAGCGAGCAATGACCTCAACACAAGAGAAATGGAAGCAGGCTGAATCCCATAAGGTGCAAATTGGCCCTGTAAGCTTGAACCTCTCTATCTCCTGGATTTCTCCTGTTGCTGTGGCTGGTGCTGCTGCCGGAGTTGTTAGCACACTTGTGTGTCATCCCCTTGAAGTACTGAAG GATCGGTTGACTGTGTCTCCTGAGGCGTATCCTAGTTTAAGCATTGCAATCAGCAAGATTTATAAGGAGGGTGGGATTGGTGCATGCTATTCTGGTCTTTCACCTACACTGATTGGGATGCTTCCGTACAGTACTTGTTACTATTTCATGtatgaaaaaatgaagaaatccTACTGCCAAGCAAAGAATAAAGAGTCACTTAACCGTCCAGAGATGCTACTGGTTGGAGCTCTTGCAG GTTTTACGGCTAGCACAATCAGCTTTCCGTTGGAGGTGGCCAGGAAACGGCTGATGGTTGGAGCTTTGCAAGGTAAGTGCCCACCTCACATGGCGGCGGCACTCTCAGAAGTCATTCGAGAAGAAGGTTTGCTGGGACTCTACAGAGGGTGGGGGGCAAGCTGTTTAAAGGTCATGCCATCCTCTGGCATCACCTGGATGTTTTATGAAGCTTGGAAGGACATATTGCTTGTTCAGAGGAATTccttataa